CGACGGTACCGGCGGCCATGTCGAGCACCCAGCGGCGGGTGTAGGAGCGGGAGACGGGCTCGCTGCCGCGCCCGGGCGCGCCGACCCACCAGTTCCAGGACAGCCGGAAGCCCTCGCGGTCGACGGTGGGGCCTTCCAGGACGATCCGGCCCCGGCCGTCCTCGTAGGCGTTGGAGACGTGCAGCATGTTGCCCGGTTCGATGGAGAACCAGCGAACGTGCCGGGCGCCGTCGCCTCCCCGTGCCATGACACCGATGCGGGCGGGCTGCCGGTCACTCCAGCTGTAGGGGATGCCGGAGGACTCGGCGTGGTCGAAGGTGACGTTGCCCTCGACGAACACCACGTGGCGGCGGGTGACGGCGAAGTCGTGCTTGAGCGCGGCGGTCGCTCCCGGGACCTCGGCGCTGTGGATGATCTCGCCCTTGGCATCGGAGACGTAGTACGTCAGGAACGGCGGGAACGGCGAGGACCCGAAGAAGTGGAGCTCCCCGGTCACCGGGTCCTCCTTGGGGTGCGCGGTCATCGCGCCGCGCAGCTTGCCGCCGAAGTCGTGGGCGCCGACCGTCTCCAGCTCCGGGGTGAGCTCGAAGGGCAGGTTCGCCTCGCAGAGCGCCAGGAGCCGTCCGGCGTGTTCGATGACGTGGGTGCCGGCGGCGCTGGCGGTCAGGTCGGGTCCGTGCTCGGTCATGTACGGAGCGCCGTCGAGGGCGGGGGTGTGCACCCAGCGGTTGCGGTACCACTCGGCGCGGCCTTCACGCAGCCGGATGCCGTGGACCATACCGCTGCCCTTGAACCAGTGGGTGGGGGTGATGCCGGGCTTGGGGTTGTGCCCGTTGCGGAGCAGCCGGCCGGTCAGTTCGGGGGGCAGGGTGCCCTCGACGGTGAGGCCGGTGGCGGTGACCTCCTCGGCGACGGGGGTGAAGTGGCCGGTCAGGTACGGCTTCGCAGTCGTCATGGCAGGAATCTCTTTCGTGGATGTGGTGCTTGGTCAGGAGAGGTGTTCAGTAAGGGATTTGAGGTAGGTAGGTAGGTCGAACTCAGGGGATCGGGGAGGGCTGCGGACGGGAGGGTTGCGGATCGGACGCCGGGCGGGCGGCGGCTGCGGTTCGCGGGCCGGTGCAGCGGGCGAGGATCAGCGCGAGGAGCGCGGTGGCGGCCAGGACCGCGGCCGAGACCGTGAAGGCGGTGCGGTAGCCCGCGGTGAGCGCCTCCAAGTGCGGCTGGTGGACCGCGGCGTGCCCGGTGACGGAACCGGCCAGGGTCGCCAGGGCAGCGAGGCCGATCGCGCCTCCGACCTGGCGGGTGGTGTTCACCAGGCCGCCGGCCAGCCCCGCGTCCTGCGGCGGGACGCCGTCCACGGCGAGTGCGGTGAGCTGGACGAAGGCGATGCTCAGGCCGAGGCCGACCAGGATGCTCGGACCGAGGACGTCCACGAGGTAGCTGCCGTGGGCGCTGATGCCGGACAGCCACAGCAGGCCGGCAGCCTCGGTGAACAGGGCCGCGGTCACCGTCGCGGTGGCGCCGATGCGCCGCGAGATGCGGGGCGCCATGGCCGCGCCGAGCATATTGGCTCCGGCGAGCGGGAGTTGGCCCATACCCGTGGTCAGGGGATCCTCCCCGAGAACCTGTTGCTGGTAGAGCGGCAGGAAGAAGAACAGCGCGATCCACACGGACCCCAGCAGGGCCATCAGCAGGTTGCCGGCGGCGACCCTGCCGGTGGCGAACAGGCGCGGTGGTATGAGCGCGTTCGGCCGGCGAAGCTCGATCACGGCGAAGGCTGCGAGCAGTGTGCCGGCTCCGACGAGCGAGCCCAGCACCCCGGCATCCGACCAGCCGGCGCCGCGTGCGGTGGTCAGTCCCCAGACCAGGCAGGTCAGGGCCAGGGTGATGACGGCGGTGCCCAGCAGGTCGAACCGCCCGTCCTTGCGCCCCGGCGCCCGTGGCACCAGCGTCGCCACGGCGGCCAGGACCAGCGCCGCCCCGAGCGCCACGGAGTGGAAGATCCAGGGCCAGCCCCACGCCTGGGTGAGGACACCACCCAGCAGGACGCCGCCTGCCCCTCCCGCTCCGGAAACCGCGCCCCACACCCCCAGCGCCCTGCCCCGCCCGGGTCCGGGCGGGAACAGGTCCATCGCCAGGGCGAGCGCGGCCGGGGCGATGGCCGCGGCGCCGAGGCCCTGAACGGCACGGGCCGCGATCAGGACGCTCGCGGATGCGGCCACTCCCGCTGCCAGTGACGCCGCCGCGAACAGCGCGAGGCCGAAGACCAGCACCCGACGGCGGCCGAGGAGATCGGCCGCCCGGCCGCCCGCGAGGAGCAGCGCCCCGAACGCCAGGCCGTAGGCGTTGACCACCCAGGTGGTCCCGCCGTCAGAGAGACCCACCCCGGCGCGGATCTGCGGGAGCGCCACGTTCACGATGGAAGTGGCGAGCATGACGGTGAACTGAGCGGCGGCCAGCGCCGCGAGCGTGATACCCGGCCGGGGAGCTCGAGCAGCTGCCCGGTCCGTCTGCGTGTGTGCGACGTTCATGCGCCACAGACTCGTGTCGGGCGGTGTCCACTCTCCAGGCCCGGCAGTGCCGGGCGCTGTCCACTCCTGTCCGCACCTGTCCACCCGGCCCTGCCGAGGCCACGCCCCTGCTGCTACCGGGAGCCGTGCAGCTCCTGCTGCCACAGCGCTTCGCAGAGCAGGTCCAGCCCCTGTCGCACGTGGCGACGGTAGGTGCCGTACGGAAGACCGAGGCGGCGGGCGGCGGCTTCCTGGGTGGGCGCACCGGAGAAGTAGCCCGCTGCCAGGGCCTCGCGGGCGCGTACGCCGCGCGGGTCACGGGCGAGGTCGTCGACCGCCTGGCGCAGCAGGGCACGCAACTCCCCTACAGGATCGCCGAAGTCGGCCGCGAGGCGGGTGCGCAGCAGGGCGCAGGCGGCGAAGGCGCCGGCATCGCGCCAGTAGGCCAGCGCTTCGCGCACGGCCTGGTCGAACGTGGTACGCGAAATGGGCGACGGTCCGGCCGGCACGGGCGGCACGGGCGGTTCGGTGGCCGAGATGAAGCGTTGAAGCCATGCCTCCACGGGTATCTGACGCCAGTCGACGCCGAACAGCCCGTAGGTGTGCTCGCCGACCCGCGGGCGCGCCCCGGTGTCGCTGAGGGTGCCCTTGACGCGCTCGGCCCAGGTCTCGGCGTCCCGGAAGACGGCGAAGCCGTAGGCGCGACCACGGGCGCGCGCCGCCTCCGCCTGGGCCCGGGAACTGCTCAGGTCGATGACGCGCGAGGGAACCTGGTACCGCTCGGGGTAGATCGAGAAGCGGCTGACGCCGATGTGTTCGCCGGGGCTCACCGGCGCGATGGCATCGGTGTATTGCCACGCGGCGGCGACGACGGGATCGGAGGCCAGGTCCCGGGGGTCGGGTGGGGCCGGCAGAGCCAGCCGGGCCGTGAACGCCACGATCCGGCCCGTGTCCACGAGACGGTAGACGCTGAAGGCCTGCGGCTGGCGCTGCGCCCAATAGCGGACCAGTTCCGCGGAGGCGGCCCCCTCGGTCTCCTCGGCCATGCGCAGCACGGCATCGATGTCATCCGGGTGCAGAGGACGGTCGTGCACCTCGTCCTCGCGGGACCAGGAGCGCAGCCGGGCCAGGGTCTCACCCTCGCGGAAGAGGTAGAAGAGCTCGTCGGTGACGGTCCACACCCGCTCCTCGGGTGCCTCGCGCAGGATGCGCAGGTACTCGTCCGCCAGGCGCTGGCGCATCGCCTCGAAGGCGTTGGGTGCTCGCCAGCGCAGGTCGGCGGCCAGCGTCTCGCGTGCGGCGTCGTGCGGGTGGAGGCCCCGGTGCGTGGACTCCATGAAGGGCAGGTCCCGCAGCCAGGAGAAGAGCAGATGGGCATCCTCGCCGGGCAGCACAGCGG
The Streptomyces sp. NBC_01296 DNA segment above includes these coding regions:
- a CDS encoding MFS transporter, encoding MNVAHTQTDRAAARAPRPGITLAALAAAQFTVMLATSIVNVALPQIRAGVGLSDGGTTWVVNAYGLAFGALLLAGGRAADLLGRRRVLVFGLALFAAASLAAGVAASASVLIAARAVQGLGAAAIAPAALALAMDLFPPGPGRGRALGVWGAVSGAGGAGGVLLGGVLTQAWGWPWIFHSVALGAALVLAAVATLVPRAPGRKDGRFDLLGTAVITLALTCLVWGLTTARGAGWSDAGVLGSLVGAGTLLAAFAVIELRRPNALIPPRLFATGRVAAGNLLMALLGSVWIALFFFLPLYQQQVLGEDPLTTGMGQLPLAGANMLGAAMAPRISRRIGATATVTAALFTEAAGLLWLSGISAHGSYLVDVLGPSILVGLGLSIAFVQLTALAVDGVPPQDAGLAGGLVNTTRQVGGAIGLAALATLAGSVTGHAAVHQPHLEALTAGYRTAFTVSAAVLAATALLALILARCTGPRTAAAARPASDPQPSRPQPSPIP
- a CDS encoding carotenoid oxygenase family protein, coding for MTTAKPYLTGHFTPVAEEVTATGLTVEGTLPPELTGRLLRNGHNPKPGITPTHWFKGSGMVHGIRLREGRAEWYRNRWVHTPALDGAPYMTEHGPDLTASAAGTHVIEHAGRLLALCEANLPFELTPELETVGAHDFGGKLRGAMTAHPKEDPVTGELHFFGSSPFPPFLTYYVSDAKGEIIHSAEVPGATAALKHDFAVTRRHVVFVEGNVTFDHAESSGIPYSWSDRQPARIGVMARGGDGARHVRWFSIEPGNMLHVSNAYEDGRGRIVLEGPTVDREGFRLSWNWWVGAPGRGSEPVSRSYTRRWVLDMAAGTVDEQIIDDLPVEFPTLNEDYLGAENRYQYAISFPDEKGFGGYGVVKYDRTTGARRIHQVGDARMPGEAVFVPAARATSEDDGYLLTVVSDLKQDASQLLVLDASGLDRIATVHLPHRVSAGLHGSWIPDSALEDTTA
- a CDS encoding ATP-binding protein; translated protein: MGERLSRARVRAFIGRDDELGLFGEALAGDPHAPFAFYVCGPGGIGKSTLLRRLADHARTAGRLLVELDGRFVSRDPADFEHAAGPFLDVPGTVLFVDSFEHCQWLESWLWHHFLPRAADDTLVVLAGRRAPQPQWTADPAWSRLLHVTELEPFSEEQARSLLVAARIRPELRDRVLRFAGGNPLALSLAAAAGSAGCGREEIWAPTADVLRTLLAGLIGEVPTAVHRRALEVAAQAHSTSEELLAAVLPGEDAHLLFSWLRDLPFMESTHRGLHPHDAARETLAADLRWRAPNAFEAMRQRLADEYLRILREAPEERVWTVTDELFYLFREGETLARLRSWSREDEVHDRPLHPDDIDAVLRMAEETEGAASAELVRYWAQRQPQAFSVYRLVDTGRIVAFTARLALPAPPDPRDLASDPVVAAAWQYTDAIAPVSPGEHIGVSRFSIYPERYQVPSRVIDLSSSRAQAEAARARGRAYGFAVFRDAETWAERVKGTLSDTGARPRVGEHTYGLFGVDWRQIPVEAWLQRFISATEPPVPPVPAGPSPISRTTFDQAVREALAYWRDAGAFAACALLRTRLAADFGDPVGELRALLRQAVDDLARDPRGVRAREALAAGYFSGAPTQEAAARRLGLPYGTYRRHVRQGLDLLCEALWQQELHGSR